From one Trueperella pyogenes genomic stretch:
- the ettA gene encoding energy-dependent translational throttle protein EttA has protein sequence MAEFIYQMIKARKTVGDKVILDDVTMAFYPGAKIGMVGPNGAGKSTILKIMAGLDQPSNGEARLSPGYTVGILMQEPPLTEDKTVLENVREGVADILAKVDRYNAIGMEMADPDADFDALMDEMGKLQQEIDAADAWDIDAQLQQSMDALRCPPPDTPVSVLSGGERRRVALCKLLLEAPDLLLLDEPTNHLDAESVLWLEQHLVKYPGAVIAITHDRYFLDNMAEWIAEVDRGKLYPYEGNYSTYLDTKAQRIKVQGQKDAKLQKRLKEELEWVRSSAKGRQAKSKARLARYEEMAAEAERTRKLDFEEIQIPPGPRLGNLVIDAKKLQKGFGDRVLIKDLSFNLPRNGIVGIIGPNGVGKTTLFKTIVGLEPLDGGELRIGETVKLSYVDQTRAGIDGDKTLWEVVSDGLDYIQVGNVEMPSRAYVSAFGFKGADQQKKAGILSGGERNRLNLALTLKQGGNVILLDEPTNDLDVETLGSLENALLDFPGCAVVITHDRWFLDRVATHILAWEGTEEEPYNWYWFEGNFESYEKNKIERLGIDAARPHSSTYRKFKRD, from the coding sequence GTGGCTGAGTTTATTTATCAGATGATCAAGGCCCGCAAGACGGTGGGCGACAAGGTCATCCTCGACGACGTGACGATGGCGTTCTACCCCGGCGCAAAGATCGGCATGGTGGGCCCCAACGGTGCGGGAAAGTCGACGATCCTCAAGATTATGGCTGGCCTCGATCAGCCGTCGAACGGCGAGGCACGCCTGTCACCCGGCTATACCGTTGGCATCCTCATGCAGGAGCCGCCGCTGACGGAAGACAAGACCGTGCTCGAAAATGTCCGCGAGGGAGTGGCCGATATCCTAGCTAAGGTCGACCGCTATAACGCGATTGGCATGGAGATGGCAGACCCGGACGCCGATTTTGACGCGCTCATGGATGAGATGGGTAAGCTCCAACAAGAGATCGACGCCGCCGACGCCTGGGATATCGATGCCCAACTGCAGCAATCCATGGACGCGTTGCGGTGTCCGCCGCCAGATACCCCGGTCAGTGTGCTCTCCGGTGGCGAACGGCGTCGTGTGGCACTGTGCAAGCTTCTCCTCGAAGCTCCGGATCTGCTCCTCCTCGATGAGCCCACCAACCACCTCGACGCCGAGTCTGTACTCTGGCTGGAGCAGCACCTGGTCAAGTACCCCGGCGCTGTCATCGCTATCACCCACGATCGTTACTTCTTGGACAACATGGCCGAGTGGATTGCCGAGGTCGACCGCGGCAAGCTCTACCCCTATGAGGGCAACTACTCGACCTACCTCGATACCAAGGCGCAGCGCATCAAGGTTCAAGGGCAGAAGGACGCCAAGTTGCAAAAGCGCCTCAAGGAGGAGCTGGAGTGGGTGCGTTCGTCGGCGAAAGGCCGCCAGGCCAAGTCGAAGGCACGTCTGGCCCGCTATGAGGAGATGGCTGCTGAGGCCGAGCGCACGCGCAAGCTCGACTTTGAAGAGATCCAGATCCCACCGGGGCCGCGTCTCGGTAACCTCGTGATCGACGCGAAGAAACTGCAAAAGGGCTTCGGCGATCGCGTGCTCATTAAGGACCTGTCCTTTAACCTGCCGCGGAACGGTATTGTGGGGATCATCGGGCCAAACGGCGTGGGCAAGACTACGCTGTTTAAGACTATCGTCGGGCTTGAGCCGCTCGACGGCGGCGAGTTGCGCATCGGCGAGACCGTCAAACTCTCCTACGTGGATCAGACGCGCGCTGGCATCGATGGGGATAAGACGCTCTGGGAGGTTGTCTCTGACGGACTGGACTACATCCAGGTCGGCAATGTCGAGATGCCCTCGCGTGCTTATGTCTCCGCCTTCGGCTTCAAGGGTGCCGATCAACAAAAGAAGGCCGGCATCCTCTCCGGCGGCGAACGCAACCGTCTCAACCTGGCCCTTACCCTCAAGCAGGGCGGCAACGTGATTCTCCTCGACGAGCCGACCAACGACCTCGACGTCGAAACCCTGGGCTCGCTCGAAAACGCCCTTCTCGATTTCCCCGGTTGTGCGGTGGTCATCACCCACGACCGGTGGTTCCTCGACCGCGTGGCCACCCATATCCTCGCGTGGGAAGGCACGGAGGAAGAGCCCTACAACTGGTATTGGTTTGAAGGAAACTTCGAGTCCTATGAGAAGAACAAGATCGAGCGCCTCGGTATCGACGCTGCTCGTCCGCACTCTTCTACCTACCGCAAATTCAAGCGCGACTAA
- the ssb gene encoding single-stranded DNA-binding protein has product MNDTIVTIRGWVGGAPRFFPLDNTNGRGPATMFNVGVTPRFYNRARGKFQAGTTTWYSVRCFGNLAVNAAHSIAKGNPVIVRGRLSSRTWVDKDGAVRTSIDIVADSVGVEISSGIATYARIMTTSLDEALGQQWRTEPQAERTDEESQGTDVASTEGENGLNDTSQDDVSELDELEDELVKEFAEEEAEELMAV; this is encoded by the coding sequence ATGAACGACACGATCGTCACGATCCGAGGGTGGGTAGGGGGTGCTCCGCGTTTCTTCCCACTCGATAACACGAATGGGCGCGGCCCGGCCACGATGTTTAACGTCGGTGTCACGCCCCGGTTTTACAATCGCGCTCGAGGGAAGTTCCAGGCGGGAACGACCACCTGGTACTCGGTGCGGTGTTTCGGCAATCTAGCGGTGAATGCTGCGCACTCGATCGCCAAAGGCAATCCGGTCATCGTCCGCGGGCGACTCAGCTCTCGAACGTGGGTAGACAAGGACGGCGCCGTGCGTACGTCCATCGACATCGTGGCAGACTCGGTCGGCGTCGAGATCAGTTCGGGAATTGCTACATATGCGCGTATCATGACTACCTCGCTCGATGAGGCTCTCGGCCAACAGTGGAGAACTGAGCCGCAAGCCGAGCGCACAGATGAAGAAAGTCAGGGCACGGACGTTGCTTCGACTGAGGGCGAAAATGGCTTGAACGATACTAGCCAGGATGACGTCTCCGAACTTGACGAGCTCGAAGACGAACTGGTCAAGGAATTTGCTGAGGAGGAGGCCGAGGAGCTCATGGCCGTGTAG
- a CDS encoding GTP-binding protein, translated as MDRQADHELIGRLKALQRAVGAGGAYFDPYVANRAQDDLRRAQERMRLGIDTTVAVLVGGTGSGKSTMFNAITELDFADSGDIRPTTERAAACTFGVDATDLLDYLEVDPDRRIEHSSILTFGQDKLDGLVLLDLPDHDSVAIAHSAQVDRLLPMSDLLIWVVDPQKYADEVLHKGFLESLGGRQDAMVVVMNQIDRVPHSQREVLLADVRALLERDGLTEVPVLSASALTGEGIQAVRDVLADAVGRASINARTTAAELDAIAGRLRVNVGAAEPDMGDQAVADINDRIVRSSGIPSVVESIRASGGSYGSTALVVPEQPANTMVHALRDAWVAHVRAGLPAVWQDAVTDAVAPADRFRRGLGAAIRTTPLPTVSRTGALLGLFAGVMIAAAAAVVGAVISVSVLARIGVIAGGVVLGLVLAWLGKLSMAANAQKAADAYERRVRDAVAQVTDEQLVSGPREILEKHRITREELESSIFRR; from the coding sequence ATGGATCGTCAGGCAGATCATGAGCTCATTGGGCGTCTGAAGGCGTTGCAACGCGCTGTGGGTGCGGGCGGGGCTTACTTCGACCCATACGTTGCGAATCGTGCGCAAGACGATTTGCGTCGTGCGCAGGAGCGCATGCGTCTTGGGATAGATACGACTGTGGCGGTGCTGGTGGGCGGCACGGGCTCGGGTAAATCGACGATGTTCAACGCGATCACGGAACTAGACTTTGCGGATTCGGGCGATATCCGGCCGACGACTGAGCGGGCGGCGGCCTGCACCTTCGGCGTCGACGCCACGGATTTGCTCGATTATCTTGAGGTGGATCCTGATCGGCGCATCGAGCACTCTTCTATCCTTACGTTCGGCCAAGACAAGCTGGATGGGCTTGTTCTCTTGGATTTGCCCGATCACGATTCGGTGGCGATCGCTCATTCTGCGCAGGTGGATCGTTTGTTGCCGATGTCGGATTTGCTGATCTGGGTTGTCGATCCGCAAAAATATGCTGACGAGGTGCTTCATAAGGGCTTTCTGGAGAGTCTGGGCGGGCGTCAGGACGCGATGGTTGTGGTGATGAACCAGATCGACCGGGTACCGCACAGTCAACGTGAGGTTCTGCTCGCTGACGTGCGTGCCTTGCTTGAGCGCGATGGGCTCACCGAGGTTCCAGTTTTGAGTGCGTCTGCGCTGACGGGTGAGGGCATACAGGCCGTGCGCGATGTGTTGGCCGATGCGGTGGGGCGCGCTTCGATCAATGCGCGTACCACTGCCGCTGAGCTCGACGCCATCGCGGGTCGTTTGCGCGTAAATGTGGGCGCCGCTGAGCCGGATATGGGCGATCAGGCGGTTGCGGATATCAACGATCGGATCGTGCGCTCTTCGGGCATTCCGTCCGTCGTGGAGTCCATTCGAGCCTCGGGCGGTTCTTACGGTTCTACTGCGCTTGTGGTGCCCGAGCAGCCGGCGAACACGATGGTTCACGCGCTGCGCGATGCCTGGGTGGCTCATGTTCGTGCCGGTTTGCCTGCCGTGTGGCAAGACGCTGTCACCGACGCCGTGGCCCCTGCAGACCGCTTTCGTCGCGGGCTCGGCGCCGCTATTCGCACGACGCCGCTGCCCACGGTCTCCCGGACGGGAGCGCTTCTCGGGCTTTTTGCTGGTGTGATGATTGCGGCGGCTGCCGCCGTCGTCGGTGCGGTCATATCGGTGAGCGTTCTGGCACGTATCGGCGTGATTGCTGGCGGAGTGGTGCTTGGCCTGGTGCTGGCGTGGCTGGGCAAGCTGTCTATGGCGGCCAATGCACAGAAGGCCGCTGACGCTTATGAGCGGCGTGTACGCGACGCCGTGGCGCAGGTGACCGACGAACAGTTAGTTAGTGGCCCGCGCGAGATCCTGGAGAAGCATCGCATCACGCGTGAGGAGTTGGAGTCGAGCATATTCCGTAGGTAG
- a CDS encoding dynamin family protein has translation MSTPAFSRACLAGLVARTVDELRKVKLPLEMPGSRELMESRQQLLTQLESRILPHLHAEDLPAVIVFGGSSGAGKSTLVNSLVKHEISPASVLRPTTRTPVMIMHPNDYPKMMGRALSRMGKYEVTDSGIEGIVIVDAPDLDSVDDANRALSSRLIDAADLWVFVTTASRYGDAVAWDTLHMANARGVTCAVVLDRVPESALRVVRRDLVGRIGQMGLSESPLFIIPDAGAHAGLLPEHYVRDLREWLEVVARTKVGNSLVERTTAATLPQLRQDLLFLADAVEAQAHALTDLKDKAYEGAQAPLEKLAANIGHGRFGQGAPTTSWLSLASTGGPLAGMVAGRKPGVFDRRSGSRDRAMTTIFDAVATSVRVALTQGLTAAKANVDEAWASDAVNTEELLAQVNRAVDIDAIADRAVEEWKSDLLAKQVRDNPWLGKTGRASLVGAAAAGIAGALKVVESLGAKEVVTQAREDLGRRVRGALDELVGVYTGVVNSIDVGDADTLRLRASEFLNR, from the coding sequence GTGAGTACTCCAGCATTTTCCCGAGCCTGTTTGGCTGGCCTTGTTGCGCGCACGGTCGATGAGCTTCGTAAGGTGAAGCTGCCTTTGGAGATGCCGGGTTCGCGTGAGCTTATGGAGTCTCGTCAGCAGTTGCTGACGCAGCTGGAAAGCCGCATTTTGCCGCATTTGCATGCAGAGGATTTGCCTGCGGTGATTGTCTTTGGCGGCTCCTCGGGCGCGGGCAAGTCGACGCTGGTCAATTCGCTGGTTAAGCACGAGATTTCGCCAGCGTCTGTGTTGCGCCCGACTACCCGTACGCCGGTGATGATCATGCACCCGAATGATTATCCAAAAATGATGGGTCGTGCGCTGTCGCGTATGGGCAAGTACGAGGTTACCGATTCGGGCATTGAGGGGATCGTAATTGTCGATGCCCCGGATCTCGATTCGGTCGACGATGCCAATCGTGCCCTGTCTTCTCGCCTCATTGATGCGGCGGATTTGTGGGTTTTCGTGACGACGGCGTCGCGTTACGGCGATGCGGTGGCGTGGGACACGCTCCATATGGCCAACGCTCGTGGCGTGACGTGCGCCGTGGTGCTTGACCGCGTCCCGGAGTCGGCCTTGCGTGTGGTGCGCCGCGATTTGGTGGGGCGGATTGGGCAGATGGGGCTGTCTGAGAGCCCGCTGTTCATTATTCCGGACGCCGGAGCCCACGCTGGTCTCCTACCTGAGCACTATGTTCGTGATCTTCGGGAATGGCTTGAAGTGGTGGCCAGGACGAAGGTGGGCAATTCGCTTGTCGAGCGCACGACTGCCGCGACATTGCCGCAGCTGCGTCAGGATCTACTTTTCCTTGCCGACGCGGTTGAAGCGCAAGCTCACGCGTTGACAGATCTGAAGGATAAGGCGTACGAGGGGGCACAGGCGCCATTGGAGAAGCTGGCGGCAAATATTGGCCATGGCCGTTTTGGCCAAGGCGCGCCGACGACGTCGTGGCTCTCACTTGCGTCGACAGGCGGGCCGCTGGCTGGCATGGTTGCAGGGCGCAAGCCGGGCGTCTTCGACCGTCGTAGTGGGAGTCGGGATCGGGCGATGACGACGATCTTTGACGCGGTGGCTACGTCGGTGCGTGTGGCGCTCACCCAGGGGCTCACTGCTGCGAAGGCCAATGTTGATGAGGCGTGGGCGTCCGATGCGGTCAACACTGAGGAGCTGCTGGCGCAAGTTAACCGAGCTGTTGATATTGACGCAATTGCGGATCGTGCGGTGGAAGAGTGGAAGTCTGATCTGCTTGCTAAACAGGTGCGGGATAACCCGTGGTTGGGGAAGACGGGTCGGGCATCTTTGGTGGGTGCGGCGGCGGCCGGTATCGCGGGTGCGCTGAAGGTCGTGGAGAGTTTGGGTGCGAAAGAGGTTGTGACCCAGGCCCGGGAGGACCTTGGCCGGCGAGTGCGCGGTGCGCTTGACGAGCTGGTAGGCGTCTATACAGGCGTCGTCAATAGTATTGACGTGGGTGACGCGGACACGTTGCGCTTGCGTGCCAGCGAGTTTTTGAATCGATAG
- the orn gene encoding oligoribonuclease: MSTNYAQNAPIVWIDCEMTGLDLEVDSLVEIAVVVTDSELNPLDAGLRLVMKPSPESVAGMDPFVVNMHTSTGLINEWDGGLEMADAEKQVLEYVKKYVPEGRKAPLGGNSVGTDRTFLARDMPKLVEHLHYRVIDVSSIKELAKRWYPRVYFASPEKTGNHTALGDIYDSIDELRYYRATLMPAGEGPSSEESRTAAGAILGDLTRTRAEAASDK, from the coding sequence GTGAGTACGAATTATGCGCAAAATGCACCCATTGTTTGGATCGATTGCGAAATGACTGGTCTTGACCTCGAGGTCGACTCGCTGGTTGAAATCGCCGTCGTCGTCACCGACTCCGAGCTCAATCCGCTCGACGCAGGTCTACGCCTCGTGATGAAGCCCTCGCCCGAATCGGTGGCCGGAATGGACCCCTTCGTCGTGAACATGCACACTTCCACCGGGCTTATCAACGAGTGGGATGGTGGGTTGGAGATGGCCGACGCCGAAAAACAGGTTCTGGAATACGTCAAGAAATACGTTCCCGAGGGCCGTAAAGCCCCTCTCGGCGGAAATTCCGTGGGCACTGACCGCACATTCCTTGCACGCGACATGCCGAAACTTGTTGAGCACTTGCACTACCGAGTCATCGACGTGTCCTCCATCAAAGAGCTTGCCAAACGCTGGTATCCGCGTGTGTATTTCGCATCTCCCGAGAAGACCGGTAATCACACCGCCCTCGGAGACATCTACGACTCAATCGATGAACTGCGCTACTATCGCGCAACCCTCATGCCCGCTGGCGAGGGGCCAAGCAGCGAAGAATCCAGAACCGCAGCAGGTGCCATCTTAGGCGACCTCACCCGCACTCGCGCCGAGGCGGCGTCGGACAAGTAA
- a CDS encoding ATP-grasp domain-containing protein, whose amino-acid sequence MAQPKVFLATSEYLPNLDQDEQNLPDALRDRGIEPVVAVWNDPSVNWAQSDLTVVRSVRDYAKAPKDFIAWARSIPRIANSAATMEWNMDKHYMQDLEALGLPIIPTMWLEPEQNLSKQQIHSRFPSYGDFVIKPAVSSGGRGTGRYTATDAKSRGEAIRHAQYELAAGRSVMVQRYLEDIDVAGETSLVYLNGLASYQVEKEPMLHPRYRNTRDSGVVEEVARSAQASEETWRWGERIRRVLHAHIKNKMGRDELLLFNRVDLVRGAPDSEEEFYVMEVSLIDGSLYLSAGEDHLTRFADAIQMRAFW is encoded by the coding sequence GTGGCACAACCAAAAGTTTTTCTTGCAACATCTGAATATCTGCCGAACCTGGACCAGGACGAGCAGAACCTGCCTGACGCCCTGCGCGACCGCGGGATCGAACCCGTCGTGGCAGTGTGGAACGACCCGTCGGTCAACTGGGCGCAGTCCGATCTGACGGTGGTTCGTTCTGTGCGCGACTACGCCAAGGCTCCTAAGGACTTCATTGCCTGGGCTCGCTCCATCCCGCGTATCGCCAATTCGGCGGCCACGATGGAATGGAACATGGATAAGCACTATATGCAGGATCTCGAGGCTCTTGGGCTTCCCATAATTCCCACGATGTGGCTCGAGCCTGAGCAGAACCTCTCTAAGCAACAGATTCATTCGCGCTTCCCGTCTTACGGTGACTTCGTTATCAAGCCAGCCGTCTCCTCCGGCGGGCGAGGTACCGGGCGCTACACCGCAACCGACGCAAAGTCGCGTGGCGAGGCGATTAGGCACGCCCAATATGAGTTAGCCGCGGGTCGCTCGGTTATGGTTCAGCGTTACCTCGAAGACATCGATGTGGCGGGGGAGACCTCGCTGGTGTATCTCAATGGTTTAGCTTCTTACCAGGTGGAAAAGGAGCCAATGCTCCATCCTCGTTACCGTAACACGCGAGATTCTGGTGTGGTCGAGGAAGTGGCCCGTTCGGCGCAGGCGTCCGAAGAGACGTGGCGGTGGGGTGAGCGTATTCGACGTGTCCTGCACGCGCATATCAAGAATAAAATGGGACGCGACGAGCTGCTCTTGTTCAATCGTGTCGACCTGGTGCGCGGCGCGCCCGACTCCGAGGAAGAGTTCTACGTTATGGAAGTTTCCCTCATCGACGGTTCGCTCTATCTTTCGGCGGGCGAGGACCATCTGACCCGCTTTGCCGATGCTATCCAGATGCGCGCTTTCTGGTGA
- a CDS encoding glycosyltransferase family 2 protein, translating to MIPNASPTLCVFTPTYNRAYILPKLYESLVNQTSADFYWSIVDDGSSDNTEELVQSWISEGKVTIDYVKKENGGKPRAINDAVERCQSPLFFVVDSDDHLVPHAVEHIISQWALVDDPSIAGIVALRGRDEKTPMDTWMPRDGFDLKLWDLFEVYRFRGDTSLIHRTEILKQYPFKVAENEIFVPEASVYFALDEKYDMRTDNTILTICNYLSDGLTQNFFANVKRNPIGYWRHKRYCAIRSRRLINKFRETTLYIIGCKLAHQGNIIQMAPNKLIASICYLPAIVFRYTMFR from the coding sequence ATGATCCCTAATGCTTCTCCCACCTTGTGTGTGTTTACACCCACATATAACCGCGCCTACATCCTCCCAAAGCTGTACGAAAGCTTGGTGAATCAGACTAGCGCGGACTTTTACTGGTCAATCGTCGACGACGGTTCCAGCGACAACACGGAGGAACTGGTCCAGTCCTGGATATCCGAGGGGAAGGTAACAATTGATTACGTCAAGAAAGAAAATGGCGGAAAGCCGCGTGCAATTAACGACGCCGTAGAGCGCTGCCAGTCCCCGCTTTTTTTCGTCGTCGATTCGGATGACCACTTGGTTCCGCATGCTGTTGAACACATCATCAGCCAGTGGGCTCTCGTTGACGATCCCTCTATCGCTGGTATCGTCGCCCTGCGTGGGCGCGACGAGAAGACTCCCATGGATACCTGGATGCCCAGGGACGGTTTCGATCTGAAGTTATGGGATCTGTTCGAGGTTTACCGCTTCCGGGGCGATACGTCGTTGATACATCGCACTGAGATTCTCAAGCAATATCCGTTTAAGGTTGCGGAAAACGAAATATTCGTCCCTGAAGCGTCCGTCTACTTCGCGCTGGACGAAAAGTACGATATGCGCACCGATAACACCATTTTGACGATTTGCAACTACTTATCCGATGGCTTAACCCAGAATTTCTTTGCCAACGTCAAGCGCAATCCGATTGGTTATTGGCGGCATAAGCGCTATTGTGCCATTCGTTCTCGCCGTCTGATCAACAAATTCCGCGAGACCACTTTGTACATCATTGGTTGCAAACTTGCCCATCAGGGTAACATCATCCAAATGGCGCCGAATAAGCTCATCGCAAGCATCTGTTATCTCCCTGCGATTGTCTTCCGATACACGATGTTCAGGTAA
- a CDS encoding polysaccharide biosynthesis protein, translating to MAETTTGLSLKRNILWNSVGSTTRLACNYLITIAVVRLSSGFDAAGALALAMTISNLIAPLADFRLRTIQVTDVAGERTTHDYVGLRMFTTLIAAIAGSAYAALTVNLSAFLVVFLYLVYSLTANFIEVMHAVNQRYLRMDYSGRSYIFQGLSNLLAFSLILWLTNSLVYAVVGLIVTTAAVAVFYDFPRTRRLESLRPAFDLLPALKLLLTLLPLALAQMASSSILTIPRQHLAVLSGEAALGIYAAVATPAVIIQMGASFIYTPLMGELAQRFAQNKKSALKLLRKTYLSILVASVAISVFILIFGDLILQIMFGEDILAYTYLLLPAIVCTAFTAIAWFTNDVLLTLRDFKSALLGNAIPAVVTLLISSVMVENFGMNGVSFVGIIAYALACLLMAGFLVHNYRKL from the coding sequence ATGGCTGAGACGACCACAGGCTTATCTCTCAAGCGCAACATTCTCTGGAATTCTGTTGGGTCAACCACCCGACTGGCGTGCAATTACCTCATCACGATCGCCGTTGTTCGCCTGTCTTCCGGTTTCGACGCCGCAGGTGCACTAGCGCTAGCGATGACCATTTCAAATCTGATCGCTCCGCTTGCAGATTTTCGCTTGCGCACTATTCAGGTGACGGATGTTGCCGGAGAGCGGACGACGCACGACTACGTCGGGCTGCGTATGTTCACAACGCTGATCGCCGCAATCGCTGGCTCTGCCTACGCAGCGCTGACGGTCAATTTATCCGCGTTCTTGGTAGTCTTTCTGTACCTCGTCTATTCCCTGACCGCTAACTTCATCGAAGTGATGCACGCTGTCAATCAGCGCTATCTGCGCATGGATTATTCGGGCAGATCCTATATCTTCCAGGGGCTATCGAATCTACTTGCATTTTCGTTGATTCTCTGGCTGACCAACTCGCTTGTTTACGCCGTCGTTGGACTGATTGTGACGACGGCGGCGGTAGCTGTTTTCTACGATTTCCCGCGCACGCGAAGGCTCGAGAGCTTACGCCCGGCCTTCGATCTCCTTCCGGCATTGAAGCTCTTGCTGACACTTTTGCCGCTTGCGTTAGCCCAGATGGCCAGCAGCTCGATTTTAACGATCCCTCGTCAGCACCTGGCCGTGTTGAGTGGTGAGGCTGCGCTCGGGATCTACGCCGCGGTGGCCACTCCGGCCGTCATTATTCAGATGGGTGCCTCGTTTATCTATACACCGCTGATGGGTGAATTGGCGCAGCGGTTTGCTCAGAATAAGAAGAGCGCCCTTAAGCTGCTGCGAAAGACTTATCTTTCCATCCTGGTCGCCTCGGTCGCGATTTCTGTATTTATCCTCATTTTTGGGGATCTGATCTTGCAGATCATGTTCGGCGAAGATATCTTGGCCTACACTTACCTGCTTTTGCCGGCCATCGTCTGTACGGCTTTCACCGCTATTGCGTGGTTTACGAATGACGTCCTTTTGACGCTGCGCGATTTCAAGAGTGCGCTCCTTGGCAACGCGATCCCGGCGGTCGTGACGCTGCTCATCTCGTCAGTAATGGTGGAGAATTTCGGGATGAATGGCGTGAGTTTCGTCGGTATCATCGCTTACGCGTTGGCGTGCTTACTGATGGCAGGATTCCTGGTTCACAATTACAGGAAGCTGTGA
- a CDS encoding glycosyltransferase family 2 protein, translating to MIIDIMVPFWERNDWLAELIDSVLAQTDGRWRLVIVDDCHPDSDAERIVARANDRRIEYVRNPRNLGLRANFQRCVELATSDYLVIPGNDDRFLPNYVATMQQAIAELHPDIVQPGVQVIDAYGRRINGPTERIKALIRPRRLKARQKNSGQQLAVSLMRGNWLYWPSLLLRREAIASHPFRDFMIMLDLALVVDVLVDGGNLVVLEEEIFEYRRSIKSVSGRSARDGARFADEAAYYALAREIFDARGWNKAARAARWHLTSRAHAFLLIPHALRSRKKHVLSKIVGHVVR from the coding sequence ATGATAATTGACATTATGGTTCCCTTCTGGGAAAGAAACGATTGGCTTGCCGAGCTAATCGATTCTGTACTCGCGCAAACCGACGGCCGCTGGCGTCTGGTGATCGTGGACGATTGCCACCCAGACAGCGACGCCGAGCGGATTGTTGCGCGTGCCAATGATCGACGAATCGAATACGTGCGCAACCCTCGCAATCTCGGCTTGCGGGCCAACTTTCAGCGCTGCGTAGAGCTTGCGACGTCCGACTACCTCGTCATCCCCGGCAACGACGACCGCTTTTTGCCCAACTATGTGGCGACAATGCAGCAAGCAATCGCTGAACTTCACCCCGATATCGTGCAGCCAGGCGTACAAGTCATTGATGCATACGGCCGACGTATTAACGGGCCAACAGAGAGAATCAAGGCCCTCATCCGGCCGCGTCGTCTCAAAGCGCGGCAGAAGAACTCAGGCCAACAGCTCGCTGTGTCGCTCATGCGCGGCAACTGGCTGTATTGGCCATCGCTGCTCCTGCGCCGCGAGGCGATCGCGTCTCACCCTTTCCGTGACTTCATGATCATGCTCGACTTGGCGCTCGTCGTCGACGTCCTCGTCGATGGGGGAAACCTGGTCGTACTCGAGGAGGAGATCTTCGAATACCGCCGCTCTATAAAGTCCGTCTCTGGGCGATCTGCACGCGACGGGGCGCGATTCGCAGACGAGGCCGCCTACTACGCCCTCGCACGGGAGATCTTCGACGCGCGTGGCTGGAACAAAGCGGCAAGGGCAGCCCGATGGCACCTGACCTCACGCGCACACGCTTTTCTCCTCATTCCTCACGCGTTGCGCAGCAGGAAGAAGCACGTCCTGTCGAAGATAGTCGGACACGTAGTCCGTTGA